One window from the genome of Candidatus Poribacteria bacterium encodes:
- the murG gene encoding undecaprenyldiphospho-muramoylpentapeptide beta-N-acetylglucosaminyltransferase — protein sequence MAISKRYDTTLTATDRPDVTSLQQVETHKRVVVAGGGTGGHIYPAIGIAQALQRMDTTIDIVFIGGVDRLESTLVPQHGFRFLPISVAGFPRRLTLHWFPVIWKVLRGLTQSLRYMKELKPDVVIGTGGYVSGPVLLAALLRRIPIAIQEQNASAGLTNGVLARWAKAVYLAMESTREGHTFRHTQHVEVTGNPIRPAITAFPKREETYRKFGLLPDRKTIFVMGGSQGARAINEAVVAALPHLVGFAEQIQIVHQTGAVEVEAVQTEYKKVLASHKEFLHCVRPFFDAVEEVYSITDIMVCRAGGMTVAEVTACGIPAIFIPLPSQTGNDQVLNAQRVAEKGAAVVLEQGKFTVEMLVEALTNILLDQNTHEQMVTASRVLGKPHASDDIAKSILSYMD from the coding sequence ATGGCTATTTCTAAGCGTTACGATACAACTTTAACAGCGACCGACAGGCCGGACGTAACGTCACTTCAACAGGTAGAGACACACAAAAGAGTGGTTGTCGCAGGTGGAGGGACAGGGGGTCATATCTATCCGGCGATTGGCATCGCGCAGGCGTTACAGCGCATGGATACCACAATAGATATTGTGTTCATCGGTGGCGTAGACAGATTGGAATCCACACTGGTGCCTCAGCACGGTTTTCGCTTTCTCCCCATCTCAGTCGCAGGTTTTCCACGTCGCTTAACTTTACACTGGTTTCCAGTTATCTGGAAGGTTTTGCGTGGCCTTACCCAATCATTGCGGTATATGAAGGAACTGAAACCGGATGTTGTCATAGGAACAGGCGGATATGTTTCGGGACCAGTGCTTTTAGCGGCTCTTCTTCGGAGGATCCCAATAGCTATTCAAGAACAGAATGCTTCTGCTGGCTTAACGAACGGTGTCTTGGCACGATGGGCAAAGGCGGTCTATCTTGCCATGGAGTCAACTCGCGAGGGGCATACGTTTCGACATACTCAGCATGTAGAGGTGACCGGAAACCCGATTCGTCCAGCAATTACTGCCTTTCCGAAACGTGAGGAAACTTATCGGAAATTCGGGTTGTTGCCAGATCGGAAAACAATTTTTGTGATGGGTGGAAGTCAGGGCGCTCGTGCTATTAATGAAGCCGTTGTCGCTGCACTGCCACACCTGGTCGGATTTGCCGAGCAGATCCAGATTGTCCACCAAACTGGCGCGGTTGAGGTGGAGGCGGTCCAAACCGAGTATAAAAAGGTTCTTGCATCACACAAGGAATTCTTACACTGTGTGCGCCCTTTCTTCGATGCTGTTGAGGAAGTCTACAGCATCACAGACATTATGGTGTGCAGAGCAGGAGGGATGACTGTTGCCGAAGTTACTGCCTGTGGCATTCCGGCAATTTTCATACCTTTACCCTCACAGACAGGAAATGATCAGGTACTGAACGCACAGCGGGTCGCTGAAAAAGGTGCTGCCGTTGTGCTGGAACAGGGTAAATTCACAGTAGAAATGCTTGTTGAGGCTCTCACCAATATACTACTGGATCAGAACACACACGAACAAATGGTGACCGCCAGTCGAGTACTCGGCAAGCCACACGCCAGTGATGACATTGCTAAATCTATTCTTTCCTACATGGACTAA